In Betaproteobacteria bacterium, one genomic interval encodes:
- a CDS encoding outer membrane lipoprotein-sorting protein: MRTPSTRTASLWVLAFSLILSGSAVAQATDDAQAAKIILEKADEIRFPRSGFQVDITVNGTQDGEPVEMRKYRVLSKGNANTVVMVTEPASDRGQIILMKDSDLWVFLPDISQPVRLSLSQRLTGQVANGDLARANFAGDYTPKILRTESIDGQNYHVLELVAATRGVTYHRVLYWVNQANNRPFKAEFYSVSNRLLKTARYENYQPMFGNTRPTRLVFTDALRKGEQSVLEYGDMKARDLPDRVFTKEYLRRLQ, translated from the coding sequence ATGAGGACGCCGTCCACTCGCACAGCAAGTCTCTGGGTCCTGGCTTTCTCGTTGATTTTGTCGGGAAGCGCTGTCGCGCAGGCCACCGACGATGCGCAGGCCGCAAAAATTATACTGGAAAAGGCCGACGAGATTCGGTTCCCGCGCTCCGGCTTCCAGGTCGACATCACGGTCAACGGCACGCAGGACGGCGAGCCGGTCGAGATGCGCAAGTACCGGGTTCTGTCGAAGGGAAACGCGAACACCGTGGTGATGGTGACCGAACCCGCATCGGACCGCGGGCAGATCATTCTCATGAAGGACAGTGACCTGTGGGTATTCCTGCCCGACATTTCCCAGCCTGTGCGGCTGTCGCTGTCGCAGCGGCTGACCGGACAAGTTGCCAACGGGGATCTCGCACGCGCCAACTTCGCTGGAGACTACACGCCGAAAATCCTGCGCACCGAATCGATCGACGGCCAGAACTACCATGTGCTGGAGCTGGTGGCCGCAACCAGAGGGGTGACCTATCACCGGGTCCTCTACTGGGTGAACCAGGCCAACAATCGTCCGTTCAAGGCAGAGTTCTACTCGGTGTCGAACCGGCTGTTGAAGACGGCCCGCTACGAAAACTACCAGCCCATGTTCGGCAATACGCGCCCTACCCGGCTCGTGTTCACCGATGCCCTGCGCAAGGGCGAACAGTCAGTGCTGGAGTACGGCGACATGAAAGCACGCGATCTTCCCGATCGGGTCTTCACCAAGGAGTACCTGCGGCGACTGCAATAA